In Corynebacterium nuruki S6-4, the following proteins share a genomic window:
- a CDS encoding aldo/keto reductase, whose amino-acid sequence MTESATSATNDLITLNDGHAIPQLGLGVWELTPEEAYTSTRAAIAAGVRHIDTAAGYGNEANVGRAVADAVAEGEVTRDELFITTKLWNADQGYDEALAALDTSLSNLGLDHVDLWLIHWPVQPWGRYVDTWKAFVAAREAGRARSIGVSNFFPEVLDDIIAATGVTPAVNQIEIHPGFSQQAQRRDNADRGIRTESWSPLGRGLFDNPVIAGIAEEHGVSPAQVIIRWHLAQGLIVFPRSKNPERVAQNADVDGFRLTREQIDAITAIDDDPKYAGRVGGDPRTAVFGTPLA is encoded by the coding sequence ATGACTGAATCAGCGACATCAGCGACGAACGATCTGATCACCCTCAACGACGGCCATGCCATCCCGCAGCTCGGGCTCGGCGTGTGGGAACTGACCCCCGAGGAGGCGTACACCTCCACCCGCGCCGCGATCGCCGCCGGCGTCCGCCACATCGACACGGCCGCCGGCTACGGCAACGAGGCCAATGTCGGCCGCGCCGTCGCCGACGCGGTCGCCGAGGGCGAGGTCACCCGCGACGAACTGTTCATCACCACCAAGCTGTGGAATGCGGACCAGGGCTACGACGAAGCCCTGGCCGCGCTCGACACCTCCCTGTCGAATCTCGGCCTCGACCACGTCGACCTGTGGCTGATCCACTGGCCCGTCCAGCCCTGGGGTCGCTACGTGGACACCTGGAAGGCCTTCGTCGCCGCCCGTGAGGCGGGCAGGGCCCGGTCGATCGGCGTCTCGAACTTCTTCCCGGAGGTCCTCGACGACATCATCGCGGCCACCGGCGTGACCCCCGCGGTCAACCAGATCGAGATCCACCCCGGCTTCTCGCAGCAGGCGCAGCGCCGGGACAACGCGGACCGGGGGATCCGGACCGAATCCTGGTCGCCGCTGGGTCGCGGTCTGTTCGACAACCCGGTGATCGCGGGCATCGCCGAGGAACACGGCGTCTCTCCCGCCCAGGTGATCATCCGCTGGCACCTGGCCCAGGGGCTCATCGTGTTCCCGCGGTCGAAGAACCCGGAGCGGGTCGCGCAGAACGCGGACGTCGACGGTTTCCGACTGACCCGGGAGCAGATCGACGCGATCACCGCGATCGACGACGACCCGAAGTATGCGGGCCGGGTCGGCGGCGACCCGCGCACCGCGGTGTTCGGGACGCCGCTGGCCTGA
- a CDS encoding HAD-IC family P-type ATPase, translating to MAVTQQRGLTAAEVNERIHDGRANTVGRGTGRSVWEIIRANVFTRVNALLGVLFIFVLVTGSLVNGAFALLIIANSAVGVIQELRAKKTLADLRIVGESRPTVIRDGEPVTVHQSEVVADDLIRLRSGDEIVVDGTVVEAPDEGFSVDESQLTGEADPVRKQVGDELLSGSFVTGGAGLFRAERVGADSYAAKLAGEASEFSLTGSVLMDGINSILKVITWLLVPTGILTIWTQLVRSGTDLKESLLSMVAALVPMVPEGLVLMTSVAFAAGVIRLGKYRALVNELVAIEGLARVDTVCTDKTGTLTTNEMELDGVRTPGGQDAPDEVRDALAHLVGSQQDRNDTSEAVLTGLASAEFGGWTGSWEGAEIPFNSRYKFSGFRRDSADSADSADSAGETWILGAPDVLLPTGGAAAASAKELGDSGLRVLAFGRATGEVPLPGEDTDMASAPELVEPYLVVLRQQLRPDARETLAFFEEQNVDLKIISGDNPDSVKAVAAGATDRELVAVDARTLTGLPEEEFDAEIARANVFGRVSPEQKQQMVASLHRAGRTVAMTGDGVNDVLALKKADIGVAMGSGAPATRSVAQLVLLTNRFSALPQVVAEGRRVIGNIERVANLFLTKTVYSVVLALVVGVLGMSFPFQPIHVTVTGWFTIGIPAFVLSQAPNTERPREGFVRRVLSLAVPSGVLVGGISVAMWIAVYPGSDAPELARDQAGTAVLLALIIMGLWVLGIVARPWNWWKVLLLLACVVGYVVIFTVPFIRHIVLLEPGDAGLMVTGAVVGVAGAAVIEVVHRILGRWRAGVRSRRASQDAVAGDRDSAGE from the coding sequence GTGGCGGTGACACAGCAGCGCGGTCTGACGGCCGCGGAGGTCAACGAGCGGATCCACGACGGCCGCGCCAACACAGTGGGCCGCGGGACCGGACGCAGTGTCTGGGAGATCATCCGGGCGAACGTGTTCACCCGGGTCAACGCCCTGCTCGGGGTGCTGTTCATCTTCGTGCTCGTCACCGGGTCACTGGTCAACGGGGCCTTCGCCCTGCTGATCATCGCGAACTCGGCGGTCGGTGTGATCCAGGAACTGCGGGCGAAGAAGACGCTGGCGGACCTGCGGATCGTCGGGGAGAGCCGACCCACGGTCATCCGCGACGGGGAACCGGTCACGGTGCACCAGTCCGAGGTGGTGGCCGACGACCTCATCCGGCTGCGCTCGGGCGACGAGATCGTCGTCGACGGCACGGTCGTCGAGGCTCCCGACGAGGGGTTCAGCGTCGACGAGTCCCAGCTCACCGGCGAGGCGGACCCGGTGCGCAAGCAGGTCGGCGATGAGCTGCTGTCGGGGTCCTTCGTCACCGGCGGGGCGGGCCTGTTCCGGGCCGAGCGGGTCGGGGCGGACTCCTATGCGGCGAAGCTCGCGGGGGAGGCCAGTGAGTTCTCGCTGACCGGGTCGGTGCTGATGGACGGCATCAACAGCATCCTGAAGGTCATCACCTGGCTGCTGGTCCCGACCGGCATCCTCACGATCTGGACGCAGCTGGTGCGCTCCGGGACGGACCTGAAGGAGTCCCTGCTGTCGATGGTGGCGGCGCTGGTCCCGATGGTCCCGGAGGGACTGGTGCTGATGACCTCGGTGGCCTTCGCGGCCGGGGTGATCCGGCTGGGGAAGTACAGGGCGCTGGTCAACGAGCTCGTCGCGATCGAGGGACTGGCGCGTGTCGACACGGTCTGCACCGACAAGACGGGCACGCTGACGACCAACGAGATGGAGCTCGACGGCGTCCGCACCCCTGGGGGACAGGACGCCCCTGACGAGGTCCGGGACGCCCTGGCGCACCTCGTCGGCTCGCAGCAGGACCGCAACGACACCTCGGAGGCGGTGCTCACCGGGCTGGCCTCGGCGGAGTTCGGCGGCTGGACCGGCAGCTGGGAGGGGGCGGAGATCCCGTTCAACTCCCGGTACAAGTTCTCCGGGTTCCGGCGCGACAGCGCTGACAGTGCTGACAGTGCCGACAGTGCCGGTGAGACGTGGATCCTCGGCGCCCCCGATGTGCTCCTGCCGACCGGCGGCGCCGCCGCGGCGTCCGCGAAGGAACTCGGGGATTCCGGTCTCCGCGTCCTCGCGTTCGGCCGGGCGACCGGGGAGGTCCCGCTGCCCGGTGAGGACACGGACATGGCGTCCGCCCCGGAACTGGTGGAACCGTACCTGGTCGTGCTGCGCCAGCAGCTGCGTCCGGACGCGCGGGAGACCCTCGCCTTCTTCGAGGAACAGAACGTCGACCTGAAGATCATCTCCGGGGACAACCCGGACTCGGTGAAGGCCGTCGCCGCCGGGGCGACCGACCGCGAGCTCGTCGCGGTGGACGCCCGGACGCTCACCGGTCTGCCGGAGGAGGAGTTCGACGCCGAGATCGCCCGGGCGAACGTCTTCGGCCGGGTCAGTCCGGAGCAGAAGCAGCAGATGGTGGCGTCCCTGCACCGCGCCGGCCGGACCGTGGCGATGACCGGCGACGGGGTCAATGACGTCCTCGCGCTGAAGAAGGCGGACATCGGGGTGGCGATGGGGTCGGGTGCCCCGGCGACCCGGAGCGTGGCGCAGCTGGTGCTGCTCACCAACCGGTTCTCGGCGCTGCCGCAGGTCGTGGCCGAGGGCCGGCGGGTCATCGGGAACATCGAGCGGGTGGCGAATCTCTTCCTGACGAAGACCGTCTACTCGGTGGTTCTGGCACTGGTGGTGGGGGTGCTGGGCATGTCCTTCCCGTTCCAGCCGATCCACGTCACCGTCACCGGCTGGTTCACCATCGGGATCCCGGCGTTCGTGCTGTCGCAGGCGCCGAACACGGAGCGGCCGCGGGAGGGGTTCGTGCGGCGGGTGCTGTCCCTGGCGGTGCCCTCGGGTGTGCTGGTCGGCGGGATCTCCGTGGCGATGTGGATCGCGGTCTACCCGGGCAGCGACGCCCCGGAGCTGGCCCGTGACCAGGCGGGGACCGCGGTCCTGCTGGCGCTGATCATCATGGGGCTGTGGGTGCTGGGGATCGTCGCCCGGCCGTGGAACTGGTGGAAGGTCCTGCTGCTGCTGGCCTGTGTGGTCGGCTACGTGGTGATCTTCACGGTGCCGTTCATCCGGCATATCGTGCTGCTGGAGCCGGGGGACGCCGGGCTGATGGTGACGGGCGCGGTCGTCGGCGTGGCGGGTGCGGCGGTGATCGAGGTGGTGCACCGGATCCTGGGCCGGTGGCGGGCCGGGGTCCGGTCCCGGCGGGCGTCGCAGGACGCCGTGGCCGGCGACCGGGATTCCGCGGGGGAATAG
- a CDS encoding LLM class flavin-dependent oxidoreductase, which yields MEFGIFTIGDVTTDPTTGRTPTEHERITATVEYAKKAEEVGLDVFATGEHHNPPFAAPGNPPVLLANLAAQTTTLRFSTATTLITTNDPVRLAEDYAYAQHLAEGRLDLMLGRGNTGPVYPWFGADIRQGIPLAIEKYHLLRRLWREENVTWKGEFRTPLQHFTAVPRPLDGAPPFVWHGSIRSPEIAEQAAYYGDGFFHNNIFWNIEHTQRMVRLYRQRYEHYGHGGAEQAIVGLGGQVFIGETEAKAKEFFRPYFDNAPVYGHGPSMEEFTQMTPLTVGTVDQVIDRYLGYADAVGDYQRQLFLIDHAGLPKEVVLDQIEILGTEVVPVLRREFAARRPSGVPDDPPHAGLPAVEPATGAGKENA from the coding sequence ATGGAGTTCGGGATCTTCACCATCGGGGACGTCACCACCGATCCGACGACCGGTCGGACCCCCACCGAACACGAGCGCATCACCGCCACCGTGGAGTACGCGAAGAAGGCCGAGGAGGTCGGCCTCGACGTCTTCGCCACCGGGGAACACCACAACCCGCCCTTCGCCGCGCCGGGGAACCCGCCGGTGCTGCTGGCCAACCTCGCCGCACAGACCACCACACTCCGGTTCTCCACGGCCACCACGCTGATCACCACCAACGACCCGGTGCGGCTGGCCGAGGACTACGCCTACGCCCAGCACCTCGCCGAGGGGCGCCTCGACCTCATGCTCGGCCGCGGCAACACCGGCCCGGTCTACCCGTGGTTCGGGGCGGATATCCGCCAGGGCATCCCGCTGGCGATCGAGAAGTACCACCTGCTGCGCCGGCTCTGGCGCGAGGAGAACGTTACCTGGAAAGGCGAGTTCCGCACCCCGCTGCAGCACTTCACCGCCGTCCCGCGTCCGCTCGACGGCGCCCCGCCGTTCGTCTGGCACGGCTCCATCCGCTCCCCGGAGATCGCCGAACAGGCCGCGTACTACGGCGACGGCTTCTTCCACAACAACATCTTCTGGAACATCGAACACACCCAGCGGATGGTCCGGCTCTACCGGCAGCGCTACGAGCACTACGGCCACGGCGGGGCCGAACAGGCGATCGTCGGTCTCGGCGGACAGGTCTTCATCGGGGAGACCGAGGCGAAGGCCAAGGAGTTCTTCCGCCCCTACTTCGACAACGCCCCGGTCTACGGACACGGGCCGTCGATGGAGGAGTTCACGCAGATGACGCCCCTGACCGTCGGCACCGTCGACCAGGTCATCGACCGCTACCTCGGTTACGCCGACGCCGTCGGCGACTACCAGCGCCAGCTGTTCCTCATCGACCACGCCGGCCTGCCGAAGGAGGTCGTGCTCGACCAGATCGAGATCCTCGGCACCGAGGTGGTGCCGGTCCTGCGCCGGGAGTTCGCCGCGCGGCGTCCCTCCGGGGTGCCGGACGACCCGCCCCACGCCGGGCTGCCGGCCGTCGAACCCGCCACCGGTGCGGGGAAGGAGAATGCGTGA
- a CDS encoding enoyl-CoA hydratase: MAETAGAPVSLEIDGQVAIVTLTRPDRRNALDADVCRALTAALQDAAAAATAGAAGAARVVLLRGEGPAFCAGANLKGGVYADDFFEALGTMLTTVTDLPLPVIADIQGPAVGAGCQLALACDLRVMGPKARVWVPAVQHGFALDPWTVARAVELLGGSVARNVLIAGAQVGQQAAVASGFAMLGGDSVDALETARAVAGQAPLPTAYFKRALNNQDPDELTASSLEAQAAACWASEDVLEARRARAERRTPVFGGR, encoded by the coding sequence ATGGCTGAAACCGCTGGAGCACCGGTGTCCCTGGAGATCGACGGACAGGTGGCGATCGTCACGCTGACCCGTCCCGACCGCAGGAATGCGCTGGACGCCGACGTGTGCCGGGCGCTCACCGCGGCACTTCAGGACGCCGCTGCCGCCGCGACTGCCGGCGCCGCCGGTGCGGCACGCGTGGTCCTGCTCCGCGGGGAGGGACCCGCGTTCTGCGCGGGGGCGAACCTGAAGGGCGGCGTGTACGCCGACGACTTCTTCGAGGCACTCGGAACCATGCTGACGACGGTGACGGACCTGCCGCTGCCGGTCATCGCCGACATCCAGGGCCCGGCGGTCGGCGCGGGCTGCCAGCTCGCCCTGGCCTGCGACCTGCGGGTGATGGGCCCGAAGGCCCGGGTGTGGGTGCCGGCGGTGCAGCACGGTTTCGCCCTGGACCCGTGGACGGTCGCCCGCGCGGTGGAGCTGCTCGGCGGCTCGGTGGCCCGCAACGTCCTCATCGCCGGGGCGCAGGTGGGGCAGCAGGCCGCGGTCGCGAGCGGTTTCGCGATGCTCGGCGGGGATTCCGTCGACGCCCTGGAGACGGCCCGTGCCGTCGCCGGCCAGGCCCCGCTGCCCACCGCGTACTTCAAACGGGCGTTGAACAACCAGGACCCGGACGAGTTGACGGCGTCCTCCCTCGAGGCGCAGGCCGCCGCCTGCTGGGCCAGTGAGGATGTGCTGGAGGCACGCAGGGCGCGCGCCGAGCGCCGGACCCCGGTCTTCGGGGGGAGGTAG
- a CDS encoding CE1759 family FMN reductase: protein MKQLVIVNAGLGDPSTTRQVAGQIADATVRGVSAAGEGLGVEILDLRTLAVDLATYMTTFIPTDALQAARRTVTGADALIVATPVFQGSYSGLFKMFFDTLEMKSLDGMPVTMVATAGTPRHSMVLDYAVRPLLSFLHAVVLPTGVFAATAEFGADSGLDARVARAARELTAQLTAVRGVAGFTAPDMPDAAPGAAGSGDTTDPDFRLPAGGFAALLSGHTGQ from the coding sequence ATGAAGCAGCTCGTCATCGTCAATGCCGGCCTCGGTGATCCGTCGACCACCCGGCAGGTCGCCGGACAGATCGCCGACGCGACCGTGCGGGGCGTGTCCGCCGCCGGGGAGGGACTCGGCGTCGAGATCCTCGACCTGCGCACCCTCGCCGTCGATCTGGCGACCTACATGACCACCTTCATCCCGACCGACGCCCTGCAGGCCGCGCGCCGCACCGTCACCGGGGCGGACGCCCTCATCGTCGCCACCCCGGTGTTCCAGGGCAGTTACTCCGGCCTGTTCAAGATGTTCTTCGACACCCTGGAGATGAAGTCGCTCGACGGGATGCCGGTGACCATGGTCGCCACCGCCGGCACGCCCCGGCACTCGATGGTGCTCGACTACGCGGTGCGGCCACTGCTGTCCTTCCTCCACGCGGTGGTCCTGCCGACCGGCGTCTTCGCCGCGACCGCGGAGTTCGGCGCCGATTCGGGGCTGGACGCCCGCGTGGCGCGCGCGGCCCGCGAGCTCACCGCACAGTTGACCGCGGTCCGCGGCGTCGCCGGGTTCACGGCACCGGACATGCCGGACGCCGCGCCGGGTGCGGCCGGCTCCGGGGACACGACGGACCCGGACTTCCGGCTGCCCGCCGGAGGTTTCGCCGCCCTGCTGTCCGGGCACACCGGGCAGTGA